One Cyanobacteria bacterium FACHB-DQ100 DNA segment encodes these proteins:
- a CDS encoding redoxin domain-containing protein has protein sequence MVRAPEFPKDLAWLNVHRPLSLKEFRGRIVLLDFWTYGCINCVHSLPDLGYLEQKYKDRLTVLSIHSAKFENEGAIENIRQAILRYEITHPVLVDQDFKVWQSYAIRAYPTFILINPKGYIVKLIAGEGRRDLLDQIIQELIENNAIEPQSISFALEEFPISPLAFPGKVLVKDCLFISDTGHHRIVMSSIEGEVLHIIGSGNSGLLDGEFDQAQFSAPQGMTFDRTNQLLYIADTGNHAIRCVDLKAKTVSTIAGTGNQSRVIYPHGGKALEVDLNSPWDLEKIGDRLFIAMAGAHQIWEMQADKIETFAGTGAEASFDGAIQEAAFAQPSGITTNGKELFIADSETSSIRSINLETNQVKTICGGGDLYNFGDVDGIGEAARLQHCLGVEFSENLWIADTYNHKIKRIDANGFCQTIAADSLNEPSGISATATHLFIADTNNHVIRKLNLTTLEMATIKFPNLCAPNVCLPN, from the coding sequence ATGGTTCGCGCACCAGAGTTTCCAAAAGATTTAGCGTGGCTCAATGTTCATCGTCCCCTGTCTCTCAAAGAGTTTCGGGGACGCATTGTTTTGCTGGATTTCTGGACATACGGCTGTATCAATTGCGTTCACAGCTTGCCGGATTTGGGATATTTGGAGCAGAAATATAAAGATCGCTTAACTGTTCTCAGCATTCATTCAGCAAAATTTGAGAATGAGGGCGCGATCGAGAACATTCGGCAAGCAATTCTTCGATACGAAATTACGCATCCTGTTTTAGTCGATCAAGACTTTAAAGTTTGGCAATCTTACGCAATTCGAGCTTATCCAACTTTTATTTTGATCAATCCGAAAGGATATATTGTGAAATTGATCGCAGGTGAAGGAAGGCGCGATCTCTTAGATCAAATAATTCAGGAATTAATCGAAAACAATGCGATCGAACCTCAGTCGATCTCGTTTGCGCTTGAGGAATTTCCGATCTCTCCGCTTGCGTTTCCCGGTAAAGTCTTGGTTAAGGATTGCTTATTTATCTCAGATACCGGACATCATCGAATTGTAATGAGTTCGATCGAAGGCGAGGTTCTTCACATTATCGGAAGTGGAAATTCAGGATTACTTGATGGTGAATTCGATCAAGCTCAATTTTCAGCACCGCAAGGAATGACATTCGATCGCACAAATCAATTACTTTATATTGCTGACACAGGAAATCATGCGATCCGCTGTGTTGACTTGAAGGCTAAAACAGTTAGCACGATCGCAGGAACCGGAAATCAAAGCAGAGTGATTTATCCCCACGGTGGGAAGGCTTTAGAAGTTGATTTAAATTCACCTTGGGATTTAGAAAAAATTGGCGATCGTCTATTTATCGCCATGGCAGGCGCACATCAAATCTGGGAAATGCAAGCCGATAAGATCGAAACGTTTGCGGGAACTGGAGCCGAAGCAAGTTTCGATGGTGCCATTCAAGAAGCCGCATTTGCTCAACCCAGTGGGATTACAACAAACGGAAAAGAACTGTTTATTGCGGATAGCGAAACCAGTTCAATTCGATCGATTAATCTAGAAACAAATCAAGTAAAAACAATCTGTGGGGGTGGCGATTTGTATAATTTCGGCGATGTTGATGGAATTGGAGAAGCCGCACGATTGCAGCATTGTTTGGGCGTTGAATTCAGTGAAAATCTTTGGATTGCGGATACTTACAATCACAAAATTAAGCGGATTGACGCGAATGGATTTTGCCAAACGATCGCAGCAGATTCGCTCAATGAGCCTTCTGGAATTAGCGCAACAGCAACACATTTATTTATTGCTGATACAAACAATCACGTAATTCGGAAATTGAATTTAACAACATTAGAAATGGCAACAATCAAATTTCCTAATCTTTGCGCTCCAAACGTCTGCCTACCCAACTAA
- a CDS encoding GDP-L-fucose synthase, with protein sequence MTSTTLSLENKRILVTGGAGFLGRQVVRQLCEAGASPQKITVPRSQDLDLRKMENCQRAVDQQDVVIHLAAHVGGIGLNREKPAELFYDNLMMGTQLIHAAYEAGVQKFVCAGTICAYPKFTPVPFKEDDIWNGYPEETNAPYGIAKKALLVQLQSYRQQYGFDGIYLLPVNLYGPGDNFDPRSSHVIPALVRKVHEAQQQGLSQLPVWGDGSPTREFLYVDDAARGIGIATQKYSDPDPVNLGTGEEISIRDLITLLCDLMEFKGEIVWETDQPNGQPRRCLDTERAKERFGFTAEVSFEQGLRNTIDWYRQNAQ encoded by the coding sequence ATGACCTCAACAACTTTAAGTCTCGAAAATAAGCGCATTCTGGTGACAGGTGGAGCAGGATTTTTAGGTCGTCAGGTGGTACGTCAACTGTGTGAAGCAGGGGCAAGTCCACAAAAAATTACCGTGCCGCGATCGCAAGATCTCGATCTCCGCAAGATGGAAAATTGCCAACGAGCGGTGGATCAGCAAGATGTTGTGATTCACTTAGCGGCACATGTTGGGGGCATCGGACTCAATCGTGAAAAACCTGCTGAGTTGTTCTACGACAACTTGATGATGGGAACGCAATTAATCCACGCTGCTTATGAAGCAGGCGTACAGAAGTTCGTCTGTGCGGGGACGATTTGCGCTTACCCTAAATTCACACCTGTTCCGTTCAAGGAAGACGACATCTGGAACGGATATCCGGAAGAAACGAATGCACCGTATGGCATTGCGAAGAAAGCGCTGTTAGTACAGCTTCAGTCTTATCGCCAGCAGTATGGATTTGACGGCATTTATCTACTGCCTGTAAATCTTTACGGACCTGGAGATAACTTTGATCCGCGTAGTTCTCATGTAATTCCGGCATTAGTGCGGAAGGTGCATGAGGCTCAGCAGCAAGGTTTAAGCCAGCTTCCCGTTTGGGGAGATGGCAGTCCGACCCGTGAGTTTCTCTATGTGGATGATGCAGCGCGGGGAATCGGGATCGCAACTCAAAAGTACAGCGATCCCGATCCGGTGAACTTGGGCACAGGTGAGGAGATCTCAATCCGTGACTTGATTACTTTACTTTGCGACCTGATGGAGTTCAAGGGCGAGATTGTCTGGGAAACTGATCAGCCGAATGGTCAGCCGCGTCGCTGCTTGGATACTGAGCGAGCAAAAGAGCGGTTTGGCTTTACTGCTGAAGTCAGTTTTGAGCAAGGGTTGAGAAATACGATCGACTGGTATCGCCAAAACGCGCAATAA
- the gmd gene encoding GDP-mannose 4,6-dehydratase translates to MTQRKRALLTGITGQDGSYLGELLLEQGYEVHGIIRRTSTFNTDRIDHIYEDPHVEGARLFLHYGDLTDGTTLRRILEEVQPAEIYNLGAQSHVRVSFDAPEYTADAVGMGALRILEAARDYQQRTGNEIRYYQAGSSEMYGKVQAVPQTEETPFYPRSPYACAKVFAHWQTVNYRESYNMFACNGILFNHESPRRGETFVTRKITRAIARIVAGQQKKLYMGNLDAKRDWGYAKDYVRAMWLMLQQDQPDDYVVATGETHSVHEFLDIAFGRVNLDWQDYVEFDERYLRPAEVDLLIGDPAKAKEKLGWEPSVTFEELVHLMVDADLQALGISSAENGHSKVEDYATIRQSLIGVSF, encoded by the coding sequence ATGACGCAACGTAAACGCGCACTGTTAACGGGGATCACGGGTCAAGACGGCTCTTACTTAGGAGAACTGTTACTAGAACAAGGGTATGAGGTTCATGGCATCATTCGCCGAACCTCGACCTTCAATACCGATCGCATTGACCACATTTATGAAGACCCGCATGTCGAAGGTGCGCGGTTATTTCTACATTACGGCGATCTTACAGATGGGACGACGCTGCGTCGGATTCTCGAAGAAGTTCAGCCCGCAGAAATCTACAACTTAGGCGCTCAGTCCCATGTCCGCGTCAGCTTCGACGCGCCAGAATACACGGCCGATGCCGTTGGTATGGGGGCACTGCGAATTCTCGAAGCTGCTCGTGACTATCAGCAACGCACCGGAAACGAGATTCGCTATTATCAAGCGGGTTCTTCTGAAATGTATGGAAAGGTTCAAGCGGTGCCCCAAACCGAAGAAACTCCCTTCTATCCCCGCAGTCCCTACGCCTGCGCGAAGGTGTTCGCACACTGGCAAACTGTAAATTATCGCGAATCCTACAATATGTTCGCGTGCAACGGAATTCTGTTTAATCACGAATCTCCCCGTCGCGGCGAAACCTTTGTCACCCGCAAGATCACCCGTGCCATTGCTCGCATCGTTGCCGGACAGCAGAAGAAGCTTTACATGGGTAATCTCGATGCTAAGCGCGACTGGGGCTATGCCAAGGATTACGTCCGCGCAATGTGGCTGATGTTGCAGCAGGATCAGCCCGACGATTATGTCGTTGCAACTGGTGAAACGCATTCGGTACACGAGTTTCTCGATATTGCCTTTGGACGGGTAAATCTCGATTGGCAAGACTATGTGGAATTCGATGAGCGCTATCTCCGTCCCGCTGAGGTGGATCTGCTCATTGGCGATCCCGCAAAAGCTAAGGAGAAATTGGGATGGGAGCCTTCGGTGACGTTTGAGGAGCTAGTGCACCTGATGGTCGATGCTGACCTACAAGCCTTGGGAATTAGCTCCGCTGAGAATGGGCACTCTAAGGTCGAGGATTACGCAACCATTCGTCAAAGCTTGATTGGGGTGTCCTTCTAG
- a CDS encoding sugar transferase, with protein sequence MTADSQLISGKRIRSIFKRRKPLIFKSWDVLDSDLVKRLFDIAFSLSVLVLFSPVYLILALLIALSSPGPVFYVQERVGKNFKRFGCIKFRTMVRNADEMLSDLISTSPQMRQEFETNFKLKYDPRITWIGRFLRITSLDEFPQFWNVLVGDMSVVGPRPLVVEELPKYGIHIETVLTIRPGITGLWQVSGRNDIPYPQRIRIDVYYASFRNFWLDLWIIVKTIGVVIFPRNNGAY encoded by the coding sequence ATGACTGCCGATAGCCAATTGATTTCCGGCAAGCGGATTCGGTCGATCTTCAAGCGTCGCAAACCTTTGATTTTCAAAAGCTGGGACGTGCTTGATAGCGATCTTGTCAAACGCCTTTTCGATATCGCGTTTTCGCTCTCCGTTCTCGTTCTTTTTTCTCCTGTGTATTTGATTTTGGCGTTACTGATCGCCCTGAGTTCTCCAGGCCCAGTTTTCTACGTTCAAGAACGAGTGGGAAAAAACTTCAAACGATTTGGCTGTATCAAATTTAGAACGATGGTACGAAACGCCGACGAGATGCTGAGCGATCTAATCAGTACCTCGCCTCAAATGCGCCAAGAGTTTGAAACGAACTTCAAGCTAAAGTACGATCCCCGCATTACCTGGATCGGTCGCTTTTTGCGAATTACTAGCTTAGATGAGTTTCCCCAATTTTGGAATGTTTTAGTTGGCGATATGAGCGTCGTTGGCCCACGTCCGCTTGTCGTTGAAGAACTCCCTAAATACGGAATCCATATCGAAACGGTGCTCACAATCCGTCCTGGAATCACAGGCTTATGGCAAGTTTCAGGGCGCAATGATATTCCCTATCCTCAGCGCATCCGAATTGATGTGTACTACGCCAGCTTCCGCAATTTCTGGCTAGATTTGTGGATTATCGTCAAAACGATCGGTGTCGTCATCTTCCCTAGAAACAACGGAGCTTATTAA
- a CDS encoding glycosyltransferase yields the protein MKLKYALVHEWLTPEATGGSELVVQEILKHIDADLYALIDFESVNPKSYLYQRKIGTTFLQNFPFARSGVQKYLPFLPIAIEQLDLRNYDIILSSYHAVAKGVLTSPQQLHICYCHAPMRYVWDMTFDYLRDSRAGRGISGILTRYLLHQLRQWDVISSNRVDYFIANSQHTARRIWRCYRRSAEVIYPPVNVDRFSFASQKQDFYLTVSRLVGYKKISLIVQAFNQLNLPLVVIGSGAELKQIQKIAKPNIQVLGWQPDHVVEQYMQQAKAFIYAAYEDFGIAPVEAQACGTPVIAYGAGGTSETVRDLRTSGSQGTGILFPAQTEAAIVEAVHAFEQYRSFFQPEIARFHALKFHPEVFQERYLNFIDRAYQDFQTRLQIRLDSLKSS from the coding sequence GTGAAATTAAAGTATGCGCTGGTACATGAGTGGCTCACCCCAGAAGCAACGGGTGGATCAGAACTCGTGGTTCAAGAGATTTTGAAGCATATTGATGCCGATTTGTATGCGCTAATTGATTTTGAATCAGTGAACCCGAAAAGCTACTTATATCAGCGGAAAATTGGCACAACGTTTTTACAAAATTTCCCTTTTGCGCGAAGTGGAGTACAAAAATATTTGCCATTTTTGCCGATCGCGATCGAACAACTCGACCTGCGGAATTACGACATCATTCTCTCTTCCTATCACGCAGTTGCTAAAGGTGTTCTTACTTCACCTCAACAACTCCACATTTGCTATTGTCATGCACCGATGCGATATGTATGGGATATGACGTTCGATTACCTCCGTGATAGTCGCGCAGGCCGCGGAATTTCTGGAATTCTGACTCGATATTTGCTGCATCAATTAAGACAATGGGATGTCATTTCATCGAATCGCGTTGATTATTTTATTGCCAATTCTCAGCACACCGCTCGTAGAATTTGGCGCTGTTATCGGCGATCAGCAGAAGTAATTTATCCGCCTGTGAATGTCGATCGCTTCTCATTTGCATCCCAAAAACAAGACTTCTACCTGACCGTTTCACGGCTTGTTGGCTATAAGAAAATATCGTTAATTGTTCAAGCATTCAATCAGCTGAATCTCCCCTTAGTTGTGATCGGCAGCGGCGCGGAACTGAAGCAAATTCAAAAAATTGCTAAGCCAAACATTCAGGTTTTAGGATGGCAACCGGATCACGTTGTCGAGCAGTATATGCAGCAAGCAAAGGCATTTATCTATGCCGCCTATGAAGATTTCGGTATCGCTCCGGTCGAAGCACAAGCCTGTGGAACCCCAGTTATCGCCTACGGCGCAGGCGGAACATCCGAAACTGTGAGAGACTTACGGACATCCGGCTCGCAGGGCACTGGAATTCTATTTCCCGCGCAAACAGAAGCCGCGATCGTCGAAGCGGTTCACGCTTTCGAGCAATATCGATCTTTCTTTCAGCCCGAAATTGCTCGATTCCACGCGCTCAAATTTCACCCGGAAGTGTTTCAAGAACGGTATCTTAATTTTATCGATCGAGCTTATCAAGACTTTCAAACCCGACTGCAAATCCGACTCGATTCGCTAAAATCCTCCTGA
- a CDS encoding metal ABC transporter permease, giving the protein MDLVLAATDITTNLVSLLQYPFMQRAIIAGILMGLLCGFLGSFVALRQLSFFSHAVGHAALVGTAIGVLIQVDPTWTLLPFTLIFGVAVLYLIDQTDLWSDSVLNIVLSGALAIGVILTTFIQGYRGNLMNLLFGDILAVTWTDISLTGLLLIISVSILLATLRQQILLTLNQAVAKVQGVSIQFHRYLFVVLLSLTVAVAIKAIGILLVNAFLVIPAATAKLLSHQFKPYLGWSVAIGALSSIAGMVVSGALNFPSGPSIVLVQFCLFLVVFIAVKLYARFGSVNLRNQRS; this is encoded by the coding sequence ATGGATCTGGTTTTAGCCGCTACCGACATCACCACTAACTTAGTCAGTTTATTGCAGTATCCATTCATGCAGCGAGCGATCATTGCTGGAATTTTAATGGGATTGCTGTGTGGGTTTTTAGGCAGTTTTGTAGCGCTGCGTCAGTTGTCGTTTTTTTCTCATGCAGTTGGACATGCGGCGCTAGTAGGGACTGCGATCGGGGTTCTGATTCAAGTCGATCCAACTTGGACGCTGCTTCCGTTCACGCTAATCTTTGGGGTAGCGGTACTTTATTTGATTGATCAAACTGATCTTTGGAGCGACAGCGTTCTTAATATTGTGCTGTCGGGCGCATTAGCGATCGGTGTAATTCTGACAACGTTTATTCAAGGGTATCGTGGAAATTTAATGAATCTTCTGTTCGGTGATATTCTTGCGGTCACTTGGACAGATATTTCGCTGACCGGTTTGCTATTAATCATCAGCGTCTCTATTCTGCTTGCAACATTGCGCCAACAAATTCTTCTCACCCTCAATCAAGCGGTTGCTAAGGTTCAAGGAGTCTCAATTCAGTTTCACCGTTACTTATTTGTGGTGCTTTTATCGTTAACGGTAGCAGTGGCAATTAAAGCGATCGGTATTCTTTTAGTGAATGCGTTTTTGGTCATTCCGGCCGCAACCGCCAAATTATTAAGTCATCAATTTAAGCCATATTTAGGATGGTCGGTAGCGATCGGTGCATTGAGCAGCATCGCGGGTATGGTTGTTTCTGGCGCACTGAATTTTCCGTCAGGGCCAAGCATCGTTTTAGTTCAATTCTGCTTGTTTCTTGTTGTCTTCATAGCCGTAAAACTGTATGCCCGATTCGGTTCAGTCAATCTGAGAAATCAGCGCTCCTGA
- a CDS encoding metal ABC transporter ATP-binding protein, with amino-acid sequence MNSILKVEGLTVLRGRYTALENVSFEIPAGSSAAIVGPNGSGKSTLVQAVLDLIPKAAGTVELFGRPIRRLGSLQSQIGYMPQNFIFDRSFPISVNELVALGQSGRTQKAAIAQALRRVNALHLRDQAIGTLSGGELKRVLLAYCLVTPRKLLVLDEAFAEVDVQGEAEFFSLLNELQREENWTVLQVSHDLDMVNRHCDYVLCLNRSLICTGKPEIALSRDNLLQTYGSGFSRYRHHH; translated from the coding sequence ATGAATTCCATTCTCAAAGTTGAAGGATTAACGGTGCTGCGGGGACGATACACCGCTCTAGAAAATGTCTCGTTTGAGATTCCGGCGGGTAGTTCTGCGGCGATCGTCGGTCCAAATGGCTCTGGAAAAAGTACCCTCGTTCAAGCCGTTCTGGATCTCATTCCCAAGGCGGCAGGCACAGTCGAGCTTTTCGGTCGTCCGATTCGCCGTCTTGGAAGCTTACAATCGCAAATCGGTTATATGCCGCAGAATTTTATTTTCGATCGCAGCTTCCCGATCTCAGTGAATGAACTTGTCGCACTTGGTCAGAGCGGTCGAACTCAAAAAGCAGCGATCGCTCAAGCATTACGACGAGTGAATGCGCTACATTTACGCGATCAAGCGATCGGAACCTTGAGCGGTGGTGAACTGAAGCGCGTTCTCCTGGCGTATTGTCTTGTCACACCGCGTAAGTTATTGGTTTTGGACGAAGCCTTTGCAGAAGTAGATGTGCAAGGTGAAGCAGAATTTTTCAGCTTATTAAATGAACTCCAGCGCGAGGAGAATTGGACGGTCTTGCAGGTTTCGCACGACCTCGATATGGTAAATCGACATTGTGATTATGTTTTATGTCTTAATCGATCGCTGATTTGCACAGGTAAACCAGAGATTGCACTGTCCCGTGACAATTTGCTTCAAACTTATGGATCTGGTTTTAGCCGCTACCGACATCACCACTAA
- a CDS encoding zinc ABC transporter substrate-binding protein — MSRNSSCSRSVKLLAALLLLSGTALLGSCTQSPSSQTNGIVQPSPAANTEEKLRVIATFLPVYLFTKAVVGDAAQVDILIKPGTEIHEYQSTPADVQALAQADVVVKNGLGVEEFLESTIKSAQNSKLKIVDASQGIQSIDQLSQVVETGKEHSHAHAAGNPHVWLDPVLAKQQVENIRDGLIAADPENKAKYEANATAYLQQLAALNAEFEQRLGKFRDRTFITFHDAFPYLAKRYDLRQVAVVKIPEDQLSPADVKETIDAVKQFQAKALFSEPGVDNKLLDGLSKDLNLKLRPLDSLEAGDTNPQHYFTAMRSNLQTLEAAFK, encoded by the coding sequence ATGAGCAGGAACTCAAGTTGCTCCCGATCAGTTAAACTCCTCGCTGCCTTGCTGCTCCTGTCTGGAACTGCACTACTGGGTAGCTGTACTCAGTCCCCGTCATCACAAACGAATGGAATCGTACAGCCCTCTCCCGCCGCAAACACAGAGGAAAAACTGCGCGTCATCGCAACGTTTCTGCCTGTTTACCTATTTACGAAAGCGGTCGTGGGAGATGCGGCTCAAGTAGATATCCTGATCAAGCCGGGAACCGAAATCCACGAGTATCAATCCACCCCTGCGGATGTCCAAGCTTTAGCCCAAGCCGATGTTGTGGTTAAAAACGGCTTGGGAGTCGAAGAATTTTTAGAAAGTACGATTAAAAGCGCACAAAATTCAAAGCTGAAAATCGTCGATGCCAGTCAAGGCATTCAATCGATCGACCAGCTCTCTCAAGTTGTTGAAACCGGAAAAGAACACAGTCACGCTCACGCTGCTGGCAATCCTCACGTTTGGCTTGATCCAGTTCTAGCAAAACAGCAAGTTGAAAATATTCGTGATGGACTAATTGCTGCTGATCCAGAAAACAAAGCCAAATACGAAGCAAACGCCACCGCTTATCTACAACAGTTGGCAGCTTTAAACGCTGAGTTTGAGCAACGCTTAGGCAAGTTTCGCGATCGCACCTTCATTACTTTTCACGATGCCTTTCCCTACCTGGCAAAGCGCTACGACTTAAGGCAAGTTGCCGTGGTGAAAATTCCCGAAGATCAACTGTCTCCGGCAGATGTCAAAGAAACGATCGATGCCGTAAAACAATTTCAAGCCAAAGCTCTATTCAGCGAACCCGGAGTCGATAACAAACTCCTCGACGGGCTTTCAAAAGATCTCAACCTCAAATTGCGCCCCCTTGATTCCCTCGAAGCTGGAGACACGAACCCTCAGCATTACTTCACCGCTATGCGATCAAATTTACAAACCTTAGAAGCCGCGTTCAAGTGA
- a CDS encoding NFACT family protein, with the protein MQPVDYTTLMAICAELRSQWLPARFEQAYQRDRYTVLLALRTLKKRGWLTLSWHPQAARIHSSDPPPRDPDTFTFSQQLRHQLGGLALVAIEPVSPWERAIDLQFAHRPGEPALWHLYLEVMGQYSNAILVNQDNAIVTAAHQVSSNQSSVRPIQTGQPYELPPPRLDPAPNSAEAIDRWRSRISLVPGAIRKNLVKSYRGLSSALVLSMLQAADLDPDRSTDTLTGPEWQRLFECWQFWLKAIDADQFHSGFTPQGYTVVWGHDQIGVQQMIDRYYRDQLNQQEFTQLRHQITQKLNNVLGKLRTKAAGFESRLDRSDRADQAKQQADLLMANLHQWEPGMKSIELADFETEEPVTIPLDPEKNAVLNAQALYKQHQKLKRTRAAIEPLLETVQAEISYLEEIETAIAQFEKYETPDDLKGLEEIRDELVQEGYLEGSEYRKAVAQQDSEIQPHRYTTPSGFELLIGRNNRQNDQLTFRTATEYDLWFHTQEIPGSHVLLRLEPGAIADEKDLQFTANLAAYYSRARQSEQVPVVYTEPKNVYKPKGAKPGTVIYKQERVIWGQPQQGREIVAIAQPIS; encoded by the coding sequence ATGCAGCCAGTTGATTACACAACGCTGATGGCGATTTGTGCAGAACTACGATCGCAATGGCTCCCCGCCCGATTTGAGCAAGCCTATCAGCGTGATCGCTACACCGTTCTATTAGCCTTACGAACCCTAAAAAAACGCGGCTGGCTCACGTTGTCTTGGCATCCCCAAGCCGCCCGAATTCACTCCAGCGATCCGCCCCCACGCGATCCAGATACCTTCACCTTTAGTCAGCAGTTACGCCATCAGTTAGGCGGATTAGCACTCGTTGCGATCGAGCCTGTCTCACCCTGGGAAAGAGCGATTGATCTTCAGTTTGCCCATCGTCCGGGCGAGCCTGCCTTGTGGCATCTGTATCTCGAAGTCATGGGGCAATATAGCAACGCAATTTTAGTCAATCAAGACAACGCGATCGTCACCGCAGCGCATCAGGTCAGTTCTAATCAGTCAAGTGTGCGCCCAATTCAAACGGGTCAACCGTATGAACTTCCCCCCCCTCGACTCGATCCGGCTCCAAACTCAGCAGAAGCAATCGATCGATGGCGTTCGCGCATTAGTCTTGTTCCGGGCGCAATTCGCAAAAATCTAGTGAAGTCCTATCGCGGGTTAAGTTCTGCGCTCGTTCTATCGATGTTGCAAGCAGCAGACCTTGATCCAGATCGATCGACCGATACTCTCACAGGCCCAGAATGGCAACGCTTATTCGAGTGCTGGCAGTTTTGGTTAAAAGCGATCGACGCCGATCAATTCCATTCTGGCTTTACACCGCAGGGCTACACGGTGGTTTGGGGACACGATCAAATTGGCGTGCAGCAAATGATCGATCGCTATTACCGCGATCAACTCAACCAGCAGGAATTTACTCAACTTCGCCATCAAATCACCCAAAAGTTAAACAACGTTCTCGGTAAACTGCGAACGAAAGCGGCAGGGTTTGAAAGTCGATTAGATCGCTCCGATCGCGCTGATCAAGCCAAGCAGCAAGCCGATCTCCTGATGGCAAACCTGCACCAGTGGGAACCGGGAATGAAATCGATCGAGCTTGCTGATTTCGAGACAGAAGAGCCTGTCACCATTCCGCTCGATCCTGAGAAAAACGCTGTTCTCAACGCTCAAGCCCTTTACAAGCAGCACCAGAAATTAAAGCGAACTCGCGCCGCGATCGAACCCCTACTCGAAACCGTACAAGCAGAAATCTCTTATTTAGAAGAGATCGAAACCGCGATCGCTCAGTTTGAAAAATACGAAACCCCAGACGACCTGAAAGGACTGGAAGAAATCCGCGATGAACTGGTTCAAGAAGGCTACCTCGAAGGCTCCGAATATCGTAAAGCCGTCGCCCAGCAAGACTCCGAAATCCAGCCGCACCGCTACACAACGCCTAGCGGGTTTGAACTGCTGATCGGACGCAACAACCGACAGAACGATCAGCTCACGTTCCGAACCGCGACCGAATATGATTTGTGGTTCCATACTCAGGAGATTCCGGGCAGTCATGTTCTACTGCGACTGGAACCAGGAGCGATCGCCGACGAAAAAGATCTCCAGTTCACCGCAAATTTAGCCGCCTACTACAGTCGTGCCCGTCAAAGTGAGCAAGTTCCTGTCGTTTACACCGAGCCAAAAAACGTTTACAAACCCAAAGGCGCAAAGCCTGGAACCGTGATCTACAAACAGGAGCGGGTCATTTGGGGACAACCACAGCAAGGTAGAGAAATTGTGGCGATCGCTCAACCCATCAGTTAA